A region of Flocculibacter collagenilyticus DNA encodes the following proteins:
- a CDS encoding GGDEF domain-containing protein, whose amino-acid sequence MTNKDEGLQLQQRADHDFVKRSIPGVIIFIIAWPIIAGSTGFYKTAPVLSFYFALLLIIPGILRLVHLFTTRFWYPKNPDSWRLTLAILALGHSAIWGIIFYITLTDARFESIQQAMLILLIAISCGATSSLIPKPRLTLAYITILMLPSFIAGFYDSTDAFLSPMLFGIWCYLLIIGHRYSEEYRRAFYTEYQLQQRQEELEKLTITDALTQLYNRSHFDTTLALQWQYGIRHQTDLSLLLIDLDHFKRVNDQYGHLVGDRCLRHAADIIKQTAKRSTDTIARYGGEEFAIILPNCSEQNAYALAESIREELARAPFTVDGVELNLTTSIGVACIVPNQTISSDKLIKNADIALYKAKDTGRNNVQLYQPSLDNLKRNTV is encoded by the coding sequence ATGACCAATAAAGATGAAGGGTTACAATTACAGCAGCGCGCTGATCATGATTTTGTAAAACGCTCTATTCCGGGCGTTATCATTTTTATTATTGCTTGGCCAATTATTGCCGGAAGCACAGGCTTTTATAAAACAGCTCCGGTACTTAGCTTTTATTTTGCACTATTGCTCATCATTCCAGGAATACTTCGCTTAGTTCACTTATTTACTACTCGTTTTTGGTACCCTAAAAATCCTGACTCATGGCGACTCACACTCGCAATACTTGCACTTGGTCATTCTGCAATTTGGGGTATCATTTTTTATATTACCCTTACCGATGCACGATTTGAGTCTATACAACAAGCAATGCTTATTCTGTTAATTGCAATAAGTTGCGGTGCTACTTCCAGCTTAATTCCAAAGCCGCGCCTTACTCTTGCCTACATCACAATTCTCATGCTCCCTTCATTTATTGCTGGCTTTTATGACTCAACAGATGCATTTCTAAGCCCAATGTTATTTGGTATATGGTGTTACTTATTAATCATTGGCCATCGTTATAGTGAAGAATATAGACGGGCATTTTATACCGAATACCAATTACAACAGCGACAGGAAGAACTTGAAAAACTAACCATCACAGACGCCCTTACTCAGCTCTACAATCGCAGCCATTTTGATACAACATTAGCACTACAGTGGCAATATGGGATCAGGCACCAAACCGACTTATCCTTACTGTTAATCGACTTAGATCATTTTAAGCGAGTTAACGACCAATACGGTCATTTGGTGGGCGACCGATGCCTTCGCCATGCCGCAGATATCATAAAGCAGACCGCCAAAAGAAGTACCGACACTATCGCGCGCTATGGCGGTGAAGAGTTTGCCATTATTCTACCTAATTGCAGTGAACAAAACGCATATGCGTTAGCTGAATCGATCAGAGAAGAGTTAGCGCGAGCCCCATTTACAGTAGATGGCGTCGAGCTTAATTTAACAACAAGTATTGGCGTTGCCTGCATTGTGCCAAACCAAACCATCAGTTCAGACAAGTTAATTAAAAATGCCGACATTGCGCTTTATAAAGCGAAGGATACTGGCAGAAATAACGTACAACTTTACCAACCGTCTCTTGATAACCTAAAACGCAATACTGTTTAA
- a CDS encoding NAD/FAD-utilizing enzyme translates to MLRHFYITEDLDDLATVEQELKQKGFSPFQIHVLSEKDSEVEKHQLNEVEAVLKKDVVHSTEIGAAIGVVFAALVLTVAYLLGWTSSAAGWLPFIFLSIVILGFCTWEGGLFGIQEPNYQFKQFQDKLKKGMHVFFVDVDPEQEPVLANVVGHHPKLQMAGVGEARPRWFVRSQDTFRRFMKSMP, encoded by the coding sequence ATGTTACGACATTTCTATATTACTGAGGACTTGGATGACCTTGCTACAGTTGAACAGGAACTAAAACAGAAAGGTTTTTCACCTTTTCAAATTCATGTGCTCAGTGAAAAAGACAGTGAAGTAGAAAAACATCAATTAAACGAAGTCGAAGCTGTACTAAAAAAAGATGTTGTGCACTCTACAGAAATTGGCGCTGCAATCGGAGTGGTATTCGCCGCATTAGTATTAACAGTGGCATACTTGCTCGGATGGACAAGTTCAGCAGCAGGTTGGCTTCCCTTTATTTTTTTATCTATTGTTATCCTTGGATTTTGCACTTGGGAAGGCGGGTTGTTTGGCATTCAAGAACCCAATTATCAATTTAAACAATTTCAAGACAAATTAAAAAAAGGAATGCATGTATTTTTTGTAGATGTAGATCCAGAGCAAGAGCCAGTGCTAGCTAACGTTGTTGGCCATCATCCTAAACTACAAATGGCAGGCGTTGGTGAGGCTAGGCCACGATGGTTTGTTCGTAGCCAAGATACGTTTAGGCGATTTATGAAATCGATGCCATAA
- a CDS encoding putative bifunctional diguanylate cyclase/phosphodiesterase, protein MVGDTGFSNKHTTLFHFIGLVPSAGYALYHLLEGNIWLGVCLTAICLAILLSTYKVMQELDNTYYRYGILASVCLTVIVATYFLGIRGIIFAFPAITGIFFTFTSFRFSMVVTTSMLILCLLAALNSLHWQMILRFSVPLMMTMLLSAAYSYLISKHQIALETQASVDHLTGIMNRRRFNDWLQRLVHRTLREKQIAAVYFIDLDDFKRVNDTYGHETGDLLLKHVSKSLLSCIRVGDALSLLNEEGVARLAGDEFALVTTNLKSKNNADVIANRLIAALNRDFDIDGLTIRVNASIGIAFIDEDTRTADEVLHNADAAMFRAKQEGKNRYQFFNSSIANDIGLRKNVSLGIKSALENNEFTLVFMPIFHPDGVVVAGAETLIRCHSDELKGIGPDQYIPIAEEYGLIKDIDYYVIDHTFEKIRELLNHNPDCNLRFAINISAIELQNLEFPDKLKELMKKHNVPPQMVELELTETSLVSHDEQSIDMLTILKQMNFRLSLDDFGTGYTAFSQLQLYPVDTLKIDRSFVDSIGDETNSKSSMVDVILTIAKLYDLELVAEGVENQYQFEYLQQAKCDYMQGYYLSKPIPWQEFIDTYHLVS, encoded by the coding sequence ATGGTAGGTGATACTGGATTTTCGAATAAACATACCACGTTATTTCATTTTATCGGACTGGTTCCCTCCGCAGGTTATGCGTTATATCACTTATTAGAAGGAAATATCTGGCTGGGTGTTTGCCTTACCGCAATATGCTTAGCCATCTTACTTTCAACCTATAAAGTCATGCAAGAGCTAGATAACACGTACTATCGATACGGCATCCTAGCTTCCGTTTGCCTCACTGTCATTGTCGCTACCTACTTTTTAGGCATACGAGGCATTATCTTCGCCTTCCCAGCCATTACTGGCATATTTTTCACATTTACGTCCTTCCGCTTTTCAATGGTTGTAACAACCAGCATGCTAATACTTTGTCTATTAGCCGCGCTAAACTCCTTGCATTGGCAAATGATATTACGCTTTTCAGTACCGTTGATGATGACTATGTTATTGTCAGCAGCTTACTCTTACCTTATTTCCAAACACCAAATCGCCCTCGAAACACAGGCCAGCGTTGATCACCTAACAGGCATTATGAATCGCCGCAGATTTAATGATTGGCTACAACGACTAGTACACAGAACACTTCGCGAAAAGCAGATTGCAGCCGTGTACTTTATTGATCTAGACGACTTTAAACGAGTTAACGACACCTATGGCCACGAAACGGGTGATCTTCTACTTAAGCACGTCAGTAAAAGCTTATTGTCGTGTATCCGCGTGGGCGATGCGCTGTCGTTATTAAATGAAGAAGGGGTCGCCAGACTTGCTGGCGACGAATTCGCCTTAGTCACCACCAATCTGAAAAGTAAAAATAATGCTGATGTCATTGCTAACAGGCTGATTGCTGCGCTAAACAGAGACTTTGATATTGATGGCCTAACTATAAGAGTTAATGCCAGTATTGGCATCGCGTTCATTGACGAAGACACCAGAACTGCTGACGAAGTGTTACACAATGCAGATGCGGCAATGTTTAGAGCGAAACAAGAAGGAAAAAATCGCTATCAATTCTTTAATTCAAGCATTGCAAATGATATTGGTTTACGTAAAAACGTTTCGCTTGGAATTAAATCAGCCTTAGAAAACAATGAATTTACCCTTGTCTTTATGCCTATTTTTCATCCCGACGGTGTGGTTGTCGCAGGAGCAGAAACATTAATTCGCTGCCACTCTGACGAATTAAAAGGTATTGGGCCTGATCAATACATTCCAATTGCGGAAGAGTATGGCCTCATTAAAGATATTGACTATTATGTGATAGATCACACCTTTGAAAAAATTAGAGAATTACTCAATCATAACCCTGACTGCAATTTGCGCTTTGCCATTAATATTTCAGCCATTGAACTACAAAATTTAGAATTTCCCGACAAGTTAAAAGAGTTAATGAAAAAGCACAATGTCCCCCCTCAAATGGTTGAACTTGAACTTACTGAAACCAGCCTTGTGTCGCATGACGAACAAAGTATCGATATGCTCACTATTCTAAAACAAATGAACTTCCGGCTGTCGCTTGACGATTTTGGCACAGGTTATACCGCATTTAGCCAACTGCAACTTTACCCTGTTGATACACTGAAAATTGATCGCTCATTTGTAGACAGTATTGGCGACGAGACCAACAGTAAAAGCTCGATGGTTGATGTCATCCTCACAATCGCAAAGTTGTACGATTTAGAGCTTGTGGCAGAAGGGGTAGAAAACCAATATCAATTTGAATATTTACAGCAAGCCAAATGCGATTACATGCAAGGTTATTACTTATCGAAACCCATTCCTTGGCAGGAATTTATTGACACTTATCATTTAGTTTCATAA
- a CDS encoding DUF885 domain-containing protein: MKKTILTVALSAILATGCQSTNPNAYQNTSATSNKEVAGQNNEARKLEQLVTKYFEESLKRDPVYATFVGVNDYNDQFNVPINQLNIDDAKAFEQKYLKAINAIDASSLSGQDLLTYQIFKRDRELAIEGFEHPSYLVPYNQMYGVHNIFAMLGSGSSAQPFNTAKDYRDFIKRAAGFATFMDSTIVAMRKGVSINIVLPKPIVEKVIPQLAAHVVEDVTTSVFYGPVKQLDSNTQISEADKATLKRDYIEMIKQVIIPTYKKSHDFVKDEYAQHARSSVGLSALPNGKAWYEYKIKENTTLPLSAEEIHQYGKKEVARILTEMQQVKRIVKFDGTLPEFFAHLQNHPKFYFDSEQAVIDAYNEVKQRINERVPQLFNVFPKADYEVRAVEAYRAASSAGASYQSPAPDGSRPGIFYINTHNLKAQPKFLVETLSIHEAAPGHHFQISIQQEVEGLPEFRKFGGYTVFAEGWALYAESLGKEMGLFTDPYMWYGRLVDEQLRAMRLVVDTGLHAFGWTREEAIRFMADNSSMAHSDIVSEVERYISIPGQALAYKLGERAIRKMREKAADQLGDKFDIKAFHTQILIDGALPMPILEQKIDRWIESQL, encoded by the coding sequence ATGAAAAAAACAATTCTTACTGTAGCGCTGAGCGCTATCTTAGCCACTGGCTGCCAAAGCACCAACCCCAACGCCTATCAAAATACCAGTGCCACTTCTAATAAAGAAGTGGCTGGGCAGAATAACGAAGCAAGAAAACTAGAGCAACTAGTTACTAAATACTTTGAAGAAAGTTTAAAGCGTGACCCAGTGTACGCAACGTTTGTGGGCGTTAATGATTATAACGACCAATTCAATGTACCAATTAATCAGCTAAATATTGATGACGCTAAAGCGTTTGAGCAAAAATATTTAAAAGCCATTAATGCAATTGATGCGAGCTCATTAAGTGGGCAAGATTTACTAACTTACCAAATTTTTAAGCGCGATCGTGAGTTAGCGATAGAAGGCTTTGAACATCCTTCATACCTAGTGCCGTATAACCAAATGTATGGCGTTCATAATATCTTTGCGATGCTCGGCTCGGGTAGCAGTGCCCAACCATTTAATACAGCCAAAGACTACAGAGACTTTATCAAGCGTGCAGCAGGCTTTGCTACGTTTATGGATAGCACTATTGTGGCTATGCGAAAAGGGGTAAGCATTAACATAGTGTTACCCAAGCCTATTGTGGAAAAAGTGATCCCTCAACTTGCTGCCCATGTCGTAGAAGATGTGACCACTAGTGTATTTTATGGCCCTGTAAAACAGCTAGACAGTAATACGCAAATTAGTGAAGCTGACAAAGCAACACTAAAGCGCGATTACATTGAAATGATTAAGCAAGTCATTATTCCAACGTATAAAAAGTCCCATGACTTTGTAAAAGATGAATATGCGCAACACGCGAGAAGTAGTGTAGGGTTGTCTGCGTTGCCAAATGGTAAGGCGTGGTATGAATATAAAATTAAAGAAAATACAACGCTGCCATTAAGTGCTGAAGAAATTCATCAATACGGTAAAAAAGAAGTTGCACGCATTCTAACTGAAATGCAGCAAGTTAAACGTATCGTGAAGTTTGATGGAACCTTGCCAGAATTTTTTGCGCATTTGCAAAACCATCCAAAGTTTTACTTTGATTCAGAGCAAGCGGTGATTGACGCTTATAACGAGGTTAAACAGCGTATTAATGAACGCGTGCCGCAATTATTTAATGTGTTCCCAAAAGCTGATTATGAAGTAAGAGCGGTTGAAGCTTATCGTGCTGCGTCATCAGCTGGTGCAAGCTACCAATCACCTGCACCAGACGGATCGCGTCCGGGTATTTTTTATATCAATACACATAACTTAAAAGCACAGCCTAAGTTTTTAGTTGAAACGCTAAGTATTCACGAGGCTGCTCCAGGACATCACTTCCAGATTAGTATTCAGCAAGAAGTTGAAGGCTTACCAGAATTCCGTAAATTTGGTGGCTATACTGTATTTGCCGAAGGTTGGGCGTTATATGCTGAAAGCTTAGGTAAAGAAATGGGATTATTTACCGACCCATATATGTGGTACGGCAGATTAGTAGATGAACAACTTCGTGCAATGCGCTTAGTTGTAGATACAGGATTGCACGCATTTGGTTGGACACGTGAAGAAGCGATTCGATTTATGGCGGACAACTCTTCAATGGCACACAGTGATATTGTGTCAGAAGTCGAGCGTTATATTTCTATACCAGGTCAAGCCTTAGCCTATAAGCTAGGAGAGCGAGCGATTAGAAAAATGCGTGAAAAAGCGGCGGATCAGTTAGGCGATAAATTTGATATTAAAGCGTTTCATACTCAAATTCTCATTGATGGCGCATTACCAATGCCGATTTTAGAGCAAAAGATTGATCGTTGGATTGAATCGCAACTGTAA
- a CDS encoding pseudouridine synthase, with translation MTTRLAKYIAQSGLCSRRAASRLIDAHRVTVNHRLANHIDHVTDNDKICVDGEVLAPKAQQLVLALNKPVGVDCNCDPTNPDSIVHIIAGDERVFPVGRLDKDSHGLMLLTNDGELCQQLLHPDFYHEKEYLVAVDRPFDASFVSAMQQGVSIPQGITRPCSLLPVSDNQFKLTLTQGWNRQIRKMCKQLGYRVIDLQRIRMVTIKLNALPLGEIRRLSHEEVNTLSRAVQPI, from the coding sequence TTGACAACAAGACTGGCAAAATACATCGCTCAATCAGGTTTATGTTCAAGGCGCGCTGCCAGCAGGTTAATTGATGCACATCGAGTAACGGTTAATCATCGGCTTGCTAACCATATAGATCATGTGACCGATAATGACAAAATATGTGTAGATGGCGAAGTACTTGCACCTAAAGCGCAGCAATTAGTTTTGGCACTCAATAAACCTGTAGGAGTAGATTGTAACTGCGATCCTACCAACCCTGACAGCATTGTTCATATTATTGCTGGTGATGAGCGGGTCTTTCCGGTTGGGCGGTTAGATAAAGACTCACACGGCCTAATGTTACTGACGAATGACGGTGAACTGTGCCAGCAATTACTCCATCCTGACTTTTATCATGAAAAAGAATACTTAGTGGCGGTTGATCGGCCTTTTGATGCCAGCTTTGTTTCTGCTATGCAGCAGGGTGTTAGCATCCCCCAAGGCATTACGCGTCCGTGCAGTTTGCTTCCAGTTTCAGACAATCAATTTAAATTAACTCTAACTCAGGGCTGGAATAGGCAAATTAGAAAAATGTGTAAACAGCTGGGATACCGCGTGATTGATTTGCAAAGAATTAGAATGGTAACGATAAAGCTAAACGCGCTGCCGCTAGGAGAAATACGACGGCTATCTCATGAGGAAGTGAACACGCTCTCACGCGCAGTTCAGCCTATATAA
- a CDS encoding glutathione S-transferase family protein, translating to MAIIYGVEASPYVRKTLLAHQYKEAEYELKMTVPHTDDADFKAASPFGKIPGYKTDDGFAFSDSSVIIAYLEKTNQHKPLYPSDVNDYAFALWLEEFGDTKMMEATAGLYYQRIIGPMFFEHKTDPERVAELTDELIPAVLDYVEQLLEKKPADQTWIVGNDLSVGELAIATNLFNLQHADFNLDENKWPLVVKFKKQLFELEFVAKQLQVEVAMFKEAFKQA from the coding sequence ATGGCTATTATTTATGGCGTTGAAGCATCACCCTATGTACGTAAAACACTGTTGGCACATCAGTACAAAGAGGCGGAATATGAGTTGAAAATGACAGTGCCCCACACTGATGATGCTGACTTTAAAGCGGCCAGTCCATTTGGCAAGATTCCGGGATATAAAACGGATGATGGTTTTGCGTTTTCTGACTCGTCGGTGATTATTGCTTATCTTGAAAAAACTAATCAACACAAGCCGCTTTACCCGTCAGATGTTAACGACTATGCCTTCGCGCTATGGTTAGAAGAATTTGGTGATACCAAAATGATGGAAGCAACCGCAGGCTTGTATTACCAAAGAATTATTGGTCCAATGTTTTTTGAGCACAAAACCGACCCTGAACGTGTTGCAGAATTGACTGATGAGCTCATTCCTGCGGTGCTAGATTATGTTGAACAGTTATTGGAGAAAAAGCCTGCTGATCAAACTTGGATAGTGGGTAATGACCTGTCGGTTGGCGAGCTAGCAATTGCAACAAACTTATTTAATTTACAACATGCTGACTTTAATCTTGATGAAAACAAGTGGCCGTTAGTAGTGAAGTTTAAAAAGCAGTTATTTGAGTTAGAGTTTGTTGCTAAACAATTGCAAGTAGAAGTGGCTATGTTTAAAGAAGCTTTTAAACAAGCGTAA
- a CDS encoding TetR/AcrR family transcriptional regulator, giving the protein MNQSKGEQTRQHLIEVGAHLFHLQGYSSTGLQQILKEAGVAKGSFYFHFNDKEAFALAIIDYFAGVFKQRVAQHLLNPELSAEQKLDAFNHYTVTAFTEMNFKAGCPIGNFCQELADSSESVAIKVGASLNGMARCFAGVIEQGKQENVFSNDLDAEDCANFIVDSWEGAVLRMKAQRSAEPLHNWLSFIKRLLKPS; this is encoded by the coding sequence ATGAATCAATCAAAAGGTGAACAAACAAGACAGCATTTAATTGAAGTTGGCGCACATCTTTTTCATCTGCAAGGCTATAGTAGTACGGGCTTGCAGCAAATTTTAAAAGAAGCGGGCGTAGCTAAAGGTTCATTCTATTTTCATTTTAATGATAAAGAAGCATTTGCATTAGCAATTATTGATTACTTTGCGGGTGTTTTTAAACAAAGGGTCGCACAGCATTTACTTAACCCTGAATTAAGCGCTGAACAAAAGCTAGACGCGTTTAATCATTATACCGTTACAGCTTTTACTGAGATGAACTTTAAAGCAGGCTGTCCAATTGGAAACTTTTGCCAAGAATTGGCTGATTCATCTGAGAGTGTTGCTATAAAAGTTGGCGCCTCGTTAAACGGAATGGCAAGGTGCTTTGCCGGTGTTATTGAGCAAGGTAAACAGGAAAACGTTTTCAGTAATGACCTTGATGCAGAAGATTGTGCGAATTTTATTGTAGACAGCTGGGAAGGGGCTGTATTGCGAATGAAAGCACAACGCTCTGCTGAACCGCTTCACAATTGGTTAAGTTTTATTAAACGATTACTAAAGCCCAGTTAA
- a CDS encoding sodium-dependent transporter, which yields MSASRGEFTSRFGFILAAAGSAVGLGNIWGFPTQTAGNGGAAFVLVYLILAFFLAYPAFMAELVIGRHGQANAVTSLRKISNNSTQRIFAFIVGFGGIVCAALILSFYGIIAGWMMSYAVEPVTRVVGLTAVGDWVISQSLARNLLFVSIFMFMTVSIIRFGVEQGIEKWSKRLMPALIIILLSLIGYVMTLEGASEGLQAYLLPDFSRVLDPNLLVSALGQAFFSLSLGTSVMIIYGSYISRKENLVTLGAQVTLIDVSIAFLAGLLIIPAMYVAQASGVTIFGEDGSLVSGPGLVFSVLPALFDGMGSMGVLFSFAFFVLMSVAALTSSISMLEGPVSYVVENHGVERKKATTLIGIFILMLSCIIVFNLGTLLDFVATLSTEYGQPIIGMLCCIFVGWIWHRNNLLSELQSGYEGVEHSLFWKIWPWYTKLVCPLCIGLVFFNSL from the coding sequence ATGAGTGCATCTAGGGGTGAATTTACTTCACGATTTGGTTTTATCTTAGCGGCTGCGGGATCAGCGGTTGGCTTAGGTAATATTTGGGGGTTTCCTACACAAACAGCAGGGAACGGCGGCGCAGCATTTGTGCTTGTTTATTTAATTTTGGCATTTTTTCTAGCTTATCCTGCATTTATGGCAGAGTTAGTCATTGGTCGTCATGGTCAAGCTAACGCGGTTACTTCTTTAAGAAAAATTTCTAACAACAGTACTCAGCGTATTTTTGCCTTTATTGTCGGCTTCGGCGGTATTGTGTGTGCTGCGTTAATACTAAGCTTTTATGGCATTATTGCAGGTTGGATGATGTCTTACGCGGTAGAACCTGTTACCAGAGTCGTAGGATTAACAGCCGTAGGGGATTGGGTAATTTCGCAATCGTTAGCAAGAAATCTCTTATTTGTCAGTATTTTCATGTTTATGACGGTGTCGATTATTCGCTTTGGGGTAGAGCAAGGGATTGAAAAATGGTCGAAGCGCTTAATGCCAGCACTGATCATCATCTTGCTTTCATTAATTGGGTATGTGATGACCCTAGAAGGCGCTTCAGAAGGGCTTCAAGCCTATTTACTCCCTGACTTCAGCAGAGTATTAGATCCTAATTTATTGGTAAGTGCATTAGGACAAGCATTTTTCTCCTTATCGCTGGGCACCAGCGTTATGATCATTTACGGTTCTTATATCTCACGAAAAGAAAATCTAGTCACATTAGGTGCTCAGGTTACGTTGATAGATGTCAGCATTGCCTTTTTAGCAGGCTTATTAATTATTCCTGCAATGTATGTTGCACAGGCAAGCGGAGTAACGATTTTTGGTGAAGATGGCAGCTTAGTGTCAGGGCCGGGCTTAGTATTTTCGGTATTACCTGCCTTGTTTGATGGCATGGGGAGCATGGGCGTATTATTTAGTTTTGCATTTTTTGTATTAATGAGTGTAGCTGCGTTAACGTCTTCAATTTCAATGTTAGAAGGACCTGTATCCTACGTGGTTGAAAACCATGGAGTAGAGCGTAAAAAAGCGACTACGTTGATTGGTATTTTCATTCTTATGCTTAGCTGTATTATTGTGTTTAATTTAGGCACTTTATTAGACTTTGTTGCTACATTATCAACAGAGTATGGCCAGCCAATTATAGGGATGTTGTGTTGTATTTTTGTTGGTTGGATTTGGCACAGAAATAACTTATTGTCAGAGTTACAGTCTGGTTATGAAGGCGTTGAGCACTCGTTGTTCTGGAAAATTTGGCCTTGGTACACCAAGTTAGTTTGTCCACTTTGTATTGGGTTAGTGTTCTTTAATTCTTTATAA
- a CDS encoding oxidoreductase-like domain-containing protein, producing the protein MKEQNISKNMMKPKRPESNECCGSGSCCPCVWDDYREKLKAWRLANNIADDVENEQLANNQEQNKPKPDDKGRVWPVFR; encoded by the coding sequence ATGAAAGAGCAAAACATTTCTAAAAACATGATGAAGCCGAAACGGCCAGAATCCAATGAATGCTGCGGCAGTGGCAGTTGCTGCCCGTGTGTCTGGGATGACTACCGAGAAAAACTGAAGGCATGGCGATTAGCCAATAATATTGCAGACGATGTTGAAAATGAGCAACTTGCTAATAACCAAGAACAAAACAAGCCAAAACCAGACGATAAAGGTCGAGTTTGGCCTGTTTTTCGTTAA
- a CDS encoding acyl-CoA thioesterase — protein MHIDELFNQVKVADSDTTLSFPANWCQGRTAFGGLSASMLYVAIRQRVSSDRVLRALNTSFIGPLLAETPFSIEVEVLREGKNTSVVQAKAIQNGEVCVLTQASLGTSRESEINVASNTRHQMQAPNPKASIKYVENMMPAFFQHVDLNVSKGSMPFSGSESSELSGWMRFASAPDVFTDAHLIALADAWPPCVLQMAKKPAPASTLTWNLEFIHPHSEITADNWIAYEAKTRQAAGGYAHTEANLWDEQGELIAISRQCVTVFA, from the coding sequence ATGCATATTGATGAGTTATTTAATCAAGTTAAGGTAGCAGATAGCGATACCACATTGAGTTTTCCCGCCAACTGGTGTCAGGGACGTACCGCATTTGGCGGTTTATCTGCATCAATGTTATATGTTGCTATTCGTCAACGTGTTTCTTCTGATCGAGTGTTACGTGCTTTAAATACCAGCTTTATTGGTCCGTTATTGGCTGAAACTCCATTTTCAATTGAGGTGGAAGTATTACGAGAAGGAAAAAATACTTCAGTAGTACAAGCAAAAGCGATTCAAAATGGTGAAGTTTGTGTATTAACACAAGCAAGCTTAGGTACTTCTCGTGAATCTGAAATAAATGTTGCTTCAAATACTCGTCATCAGATGCAAGCGCCAAACCCAAAAGCTAGCATTAAATATGTTGAAAATATGATGCCTGCTTTTTTTCAACATGTTGACTTAAATGTAAGTAAAGGAAGTATGCCGTTTTCTGGTAGTGAGAGTTCAGAATTGTCAGGATGGATGCGGTTTGCGAGTGCACCAGATGTTTTTACAGATGCACATCTTATTGCGTTGGCAGATGCATGGCCACCGTGTGTATTACAAATGGCGAAAAAGCCAGCGCCAGCGAGCACCTTAACGTGGAATTTAGAATTTATTCATCCACACTCAGAAATTACTGCTGATAATTGGATTGCTTATGAAGCAAAAACGCGACAAGCTGCTGGTGGCTATGCGCACACTGAAGCTAACCTGTGGGACGAACAAGGTGAGTTAATCGCGATTAGCCGTCAATGCGTAACGGTATTTGCATAA
- a CDS encoding FMN-binding negative transcriptional regulator → MYIPKNMEIKSKSDIHAFIEQFSFGIVVSDDLTATHLPFLLKKDEGEYGTLYGHFASANSHYKTLSDQAALIIFNGPHAYISPTWYATAPAVPTWNYSAVHAYGVLTLTSDDETLSIINDTVTKYEPNLHNDTTTLSDEFKSKLLKGIVGFKVELSKLEGKHKLGQHRKVEDQQGVYHALNQSSRPDDQALASYMQQLTLGIGE, encoded by the coding sequence ATGTACATACCTAAAAATATGGAGATTAAAAGTAAATCTGACATTCACGCTTTTATTGAACAATTTAGTTTTGGCATTGTTGTTTCAGATGATCTCACTGCTACACACTTACCATTTCTTTTAAAAAAAGATGAAGGAGAATATGGTACGCTTTATGGCCATTTCGCTAGCGCTAATTCACATTACAAAACCCTTTCTGATCAAGCTGCACTCATCATCTTTAATGGGCCACATGCTTACATCTCACCAACTTGGTATGCAACTGCCCCCGCAGTACCCACATGGAATTATTCTGCGGTACATGCTTATGGCGTGCTAACTTTAACCAGCGATGATGAAACATTGTCTATTATTAATGACACTGTAACGAAATACGAACCCAACCTTCATAACGACACCACAACTTTAAGTGATGAATTCAAAAGTAAATTATTAAAAGGCATCGTCGGGTTTAAAGTTGAACTGAGTAAGCTAGAAGGCAAGCATAAGTTAGGTCAGCACCGTAAAGTTGAAGACCAACAAGGTGTCTATCACGCCCTTAATCAATCGTCACGCCCAGACGATCAAGCACTCGCAAGTTATATGCAGCAGTTAACATTAGGAATAGGTGAATAG